The following are from one region of the Bremerella sp. JC817 genome:
- the rfbA gene encoding glucose-1-phosphate thymidylyltransferase RfbA, whose amino-acid sequence MSPSQRCNKGIILAGGSGTRLFPLTRGISKQLLPVYDKPMIYYPLSTLMLAGIRDVLLISTPHDIGLFERMLGDGESFGIRIRYAVQPAPEGLAQAFLIGKEFIEGESVSLVLGDNIFYGQGFQQMLGRAANQVEGATIFGYPVKDPQRYGVVEFDASGSAVSIEEKPQKPKSKYAVPGLYFYDQDVVEIAENLKPSARGELEITDVNMEYLRRGTLRVEKFTRGFAWLDTGTHDSLIEAGMFVETIEKRQGLKIACLEEIAFRKGFITRSQLAELGRQFRNDYGEYLSGIAEEESPRGN is encoded by the coding sequence ATGTCCCCTTCGCAACGATGCAACAAAGGAATCATCCTCGCCGGCGGCTCTGGCACGCGGTTGTTTCCATTGACCCGTGGCATCAGCAAGCAGTTGCTGCCAGTCTATGACAAGCCGATGATCTATTATCCGCTGTCGACGCTGATGCTCGCTGGCATTCGTGATGTGCTGTTGATTTCGACGCCGCACGACATCGGTCTCTTCGAGCGAATGCTTGGAGATGGCGAGAGCTTCGGCATCCGTATTCGCTATGCGGTTCAGCCCGCACCGGAAGGGCTCGCGCAGGCCTTTCTCATCGGCAAAGAATTCATCGAAGGCGAATCGGTCAGCCTGGTGCTGGGCGACAATATCTTTTACGGTCAGGGCTTCCAGCAGATGTTGGGCAGAGCAGCCAATCAAGTGGAAGGTGCCACGATCTTCGGCTACCCGGTGAAAGACCCGCAGCGCTACGGTGTCGTCGAGTTCGACGCGTCAGGCTCCGCTGTTTCGATCGAAGAGAAGCCGCAGAAGCCGAAATCGAAGTACGCTGTGCCAGGCCTATACTTTTACGATCAAGACGTGGTCGAGATCGCCGAAAACTTGAAGCCTTCCGCCCGAGGCGAACTCGAAATCACCGACGTCAACATGGAGTACCTGCGACGTGGTACGCTGCGTGTCGAAAAGTTCACCCGCGGCTTTGCCTGGCTCGATACCGGGACGCACGATTCGTTGATCGAAGCAGGCATGTTCGTCGAAACGATCGAAAAGCGACAAGGCCTGAAGATTGCCTGCCTGGAAGAAATTGCCTTTCGCAAAGGCTTCATTACCCGGTCGCAGTTGGCCGAACTAGGACGTCAGTTCCGTAACGATTACGGCGAATATCTGAGCGGCATCGCGGAAGAGGAGAGCCCCCGTGGAAATTGA
- the rfbC gene encoding dTDP-4-dehydrorhamnose 3,5-epimerase codes for MEIETTKIAGVLLIKPRVFADRRGFFMETYRHERYAEAGIEAPFVQDNLSRSVRGTLRGMHFQVNFPQGKLINVIQGEVFDVAVDLRADSPTFGQWVGAYLSEENKHQLYVPPGMAHGYCVLSESADFLYKCTEVYHPEDEEILKWDDPDVAIDWPIDDPILSDKDQHNAKPLSAFQDRASSTR; via the coding sequence GTGGAAATTGAAACGACGAAGATCGCTGGCGTGTTGTTGATCAAGCCGCGCGTCTTCGCCGATCGACGTGGCTTCTTCATGGAAACGTATCGCCATGAACGTTACGCCGAGGCTGGCATCGAAGCACCTTTCGTGCAGGACAATCTTTCCCGCAGCGTTCGAGGAACCCTGCGTGGTATGCACTTCCAGGTGAACTTTCCGCAAGGCAAGCTGATCAACGTGATTCAAGGGGAAGTATTCGATGTCGCGGTCGACCTTCGTGCTGACTCGCCCACTTTCGGCCAGTGGGTTGGCGCTTACCTTTCCGAAGAGAACAAGCATCAACTATACGTTCCCCCAGGCATGGCACATGGCTACTGCGTCTTGAGCGAATCGGCCGATTTTCTCTACAAGTGCACGGAGGTCTACCATCCAGAAGACGAAGAGATCTTGAAGTGGGATGACCCCGATGTTGCGATCGATTGGCCGATCGACGACCCGATTCTCTCCGATAAAGACCAGCACAACGCCAAGCCGTTATCGGCTTTTCAAGATAGGGCGTCTTCCACCCGATAA
- a CDS encoding ankyrin repeat domain-containing protein, producing the protein MSEPSRPSDSANLHQAIIDNDLSSLRDAIEAEPGLLYQSTDSGLPLLYTAALYRNQAAIDWLLNQGAEVDIFASAYLGRVSEAESLLQKDHDLVFAVTPNGMTALHYAAQAGHTEVAELIIRHQSNVNAADQQGNTPLAYATHRGPWKSKPAEDIIQLLIESGAEVDWFQAAALGQTQRIAELLSEDRGLLNTTDAQNRTALLHGVRNNQLAVVKLLVDQGADLGQSDPIGIAALHRTSQECSDELIQFLIDRGAKAHLACYVACGDEEGTEAAIARNPQAIHETFYEHNPVGYAIHSWQPGTLRILLTHGACLTQEDQQAILRISNGDHALLSDLMKVKVSETATKRQHDS; encoded by the coding sequence ATGTCTGAACCGTCTCGTCCTTCAGATTCCGCAAATCTCCATCAGGCGATTATCGACAACGATCTTTCTTCTTTGCGTGATGCGATTGAAGCCGAGCCTGGGTTGCTCTACCAGTCGACTGACTCCGGGCTACCATTGCTCTACACGGCTGCCCTCTATCGCAACCAGGCGGCCATCGACTGGCTGCTGAATCAGGGAGCCGAAGTCGACATCTTCGCCAGTGCGTATCTTGGTCGCGTGAGCGAGGCCGAAAGTTTGCTGCAAAAGGACCATGACCTCGTGTTCGCTGTCACGCCAAATGGTATGACAGCGCTACACTACGCAGCCCAAGCCGGACACACCGAGGTTGCCGAACTCATTATCCGGCATCAATCCAATGTGAACGCAGCCGACCAGCAGGGAAACACACCACTGGCGTATGCCACGCATCGCGGACCATGGAAGTCAAAACCGGCAGAGGACATCATCCAGTTGCTAATAGAAAGCGGCGCGGAAGTTGACTGGTTCCAAGCCGCGGCGCTCGGGCAAACGCAACGCATCGCAGAACTGCTGAGCGAAGATAGAGGCTTGCTCAATACGACTGATGCTCAGAACCGAACGGCCCTTTTGCACGGCGTCCGCAACAATCAGCTCGCTGTTGTAAAGCTTCTCGTCGATCAAGGTGCCGACCTCGGCCAATCCGATCCCATCGGCATCGCCGCACTCCATCGGACTTCGCAAGAGTGCAGCGACGAACTAATTCAGTTTCTAATCGATCGCGGTGCCAAGGCCCATCTGGCCTGCTACGTGGCCTGCGGCGATGAAGAAGGAACCGAGGCAGCAATTGCGAGGAACCCACAAGCGATCCACGAAACATTCTATGAACACAACCCCGTCGGTTACGCCATCCACAGCTGGCAACCAGGCACGCTTCGCATCCTGCTAACACATGGTGCCTGCCTGACTCAGGAAGATCAGCAAGCCATCCTCCGCATCAGCAACGGCGATCATGCTTTGCTGAGTGACCTGATGAAGGTAAAGGTCAGCGAGACAGCGACCAAACGTCAGCACGATTCATGA